A single Branchiostoma floridae strain S238N-H82 chromosome 11, Bfl_VNyyK, whole genome shotgun sequence DNA region contains:
- the LOC118425922 gene encoding trafficking protein particle complex subunit 11-like isoform X3, producing MATSWELPTELCCRPLALVALTGMDVTYNAVHRAIWDAFSANRRADRVPLAFRVLPGDHEYPKCKTKRQSYEWYIPKGILKTGWMNKQLNMVPAVVVVFFDLDWDEPLWREKQMECATRVEVVRASLQGRSTRVAVVLIQKNAPLPPGEDMVAAERAAALCSACELSAKSLFVLPHTDHLLGYIIRLENAFYELAQNYYHMEARRVKSHKEFLNKTTHQLLFVRHQFKIAFYNEMKQDTHTALKHYKQAYQHLNEVRTHDTNMLEIKTVSGFINYKICRLSFQHNAPLDAIAQFRKHVDLFKNKVGCAELAFEHSSWISKQFQVFGDLFDEAIKLGLTAIQTQHPGFYYQQAANHAITRKELCRKLCDPTAKYPSTDPLELAAKLDFYGQRPWRQGHQSIDPPDAQKEREGILSLQLLELTVDHSWIIIPLLSSAVAQFKKYKSARMKRYLMVQMGEEYYHAKDYGKALTLLTRVLWDYRSERWWALLTAILTCALKCAYLVANVQEYISISLELIGQYTLTSAEEKTRIQMNLIRVMSGDPPEPEPECVPEAVEEAKQLWTSDAIQTVTQPFTIELQNLVPFVECKAGFSLASNPPDKHMVLDVYLSVRCPFPIRFSKLSVLLSNPAYNKHCTLADSRGIANSDAGDAETGDLYLVPGQVKHHQFLLIPTVEDVGRKVEITSVALELGTPGTRSAILHWQGGGGDAATNSSAPRVMSGRRREDQPAEIDWDGLSLYGSISVVPRPPRVQVQLKHKPPALANEFYAVELTVESQEDDEITEVSLHVGLKDGQDTSLESTTHICFDAPTQEDAETFIDKPQPQAPGLSVGSLKTGEKVTRTMYMRCLQVGQRMLSVRVVYNIQVSIGKQASPICCTCVKEEIVPIETVMPVDASIRLKSLLMDALEQIHYDEPFLLLTDISCVSPWSIRISSTELQLTEALRPATGQLESHIHKLQLNKNDRASDCYCLTAPLNKIHQGSVLMGEYSIRWRRADADDSIPYVMTVLSLPEVPIMNLPVMVEMELPAHGRVREPLGITYTLHNRTSTVQEMEVMMEPSEAFMFSGHKQVHFRLLPYGKHILTYNLYPLLSGHMVLPRLHVNMLRYPGTTDQIISKMMPTHVFIMPTGKEAMEEVFAGS from the exons ATGGCCACATCATGGGAGCTGCCCACGGAGCTGTGCTGCCGACCGCTGGCGCTCGTCGCTTTGACTGGGATGGACGTCACGTACAACGCCGTGCACCGAGCCATCTGGGACGCCTTCAGCGCCAACCGACGAGCGGACCGCGTCCCGCTGGCATTCCGTGTGCTACCGGGCGACCACGAGTATCCTAAGTGCAAGACTAAG CGGCAGTCCTATGAGTGGTACATTCCCAAGGGGATCCTGAAGACAGGCTGGATGAACAAACAGCTGAACATGGTGCCAGCTGTGGTGGTGGTCTTCTTCGACCTGGACTGGGACGAACCACTCTGGAGGGAGAAGCAGATGGAATGTGCCACTAGGGTGGAG GTGGTACGAGCCAGCCTACAGGGGCGCAGCACCAGAGTAGCAGTCGTCCTCATCCAGAagaacgcccccctcccccctgggGAGGACATGGTGGCTGCGGAACGTGCTGCGGCTCTCTGCAGCGCCTGTGAGCTGTCCGCCAAATCCCTCTTTGTCCTCCCACACACCGACCATCTTCTAGG GTACATCATACGTCTGGAAAATGCTTTCTACGAGCTGGCGCAGAACTACTACCACATGGAGGCCCGGCGGGTCAAGTCCCACAAGGAGTTCCTGAACAAAACCACTCACCAGCTGCTGTTCGTGCGCCACCAGTTCAAGATCGCTTTCTACAACGAGATGAAACAGGACACGCATACAGCACTCAAACACTACAAACAG GCCTACCAGCACCTGAACGAGGTCCGTACCCACGACACCAACATGCTGGAGATAAAGACTGTCTCCGGGTTCATCAACTACAAGATCTGTCGGCTGTCCTTCCAGCACAACGCCCCGCTGGACGCCATCGCACAGTTCCGCAAACACGTGGACCTGTTCAAGAACAAGGTCGGATGTGCGGAGCTCGCCTTCGAGCACTCCAGCTGGATCTCTAAACAGTTTCAG GTTTTTGGAGACTTGTTTGATGAAGCGATAAAGCTAGGCCTGACAGCTATCCAGACGCAGCACCCCGGCTTCTACTACCAACAGGCAGCCAACCATGCCATCACGCGCAAAGAGCTCTGCCGTAAGCTCTGCGACCCCACGGCCAAGTACCCCAGCACCGACCCCCTGGAGCTGGCCGCAAAGTTGGACTTCTATGGCCAGCGACCTTGGAGGCAAGGTCACCAGAGTATAGACCCTCCTGATGCCCagaaggagagagaggggaTACTTTCACTCCAG TTGTTAGAGTTGACTGTGGACCACTCTTGGATCATCATCCCCCTGCTCAGCAGTGCTGTGGCCCAGTTCAAGAAGTACAAGTCAGCCCGGATGAAGCGGTACCTGATGGTGCAGATGGGAGAGGAGTACTATCATGCTAAGGACTACGGAAAGGCACTCACCCTGCTCACCAGG GTACTGTGGGACTATCGTAGTGAGCGCTGGTGGGCCCTGCTCACTGCTATCCTCACCTGTGCGCTGAAGTGTGCGTACCTGGTGGCCAATGTACAGGAGTACATCTCCATATCGCTGGAGCTGATTGGTCAGTACACGCTCACGTCTGCAGAGGAGAAGACCCGTATCCAGATGAACCTGATCCGTGTGATGTCTGGGGACCCGCCCGAACCAGAACCGGAGTGTGTCCCAG AAGCAGTTGAGGAAGCCAAACAGTTGTGGACCAGTGATGCGATCCAGACTGTCACCCAGCCCTTCACCATAGAGCTACAGAACCTGGTGCCCTTTGTGGAGTGTAAGGCTGGCTTCTCCCTGGCCTCCAACCCACCTGACAAGCACATGGTCCTGGACGTGTACCTGTCTGTCAGGTGTCCCTTCCCTATCAG GTTTTCTAAGCTGTCCGTGTTGCTTAGCAACCCAGCCTACAACAAACACTGCACCCTAGCGGACAGCCGGGGTATTGCAAACAGCGATGCGGGAGACGCCGAGACGGGCGACCTCTATCTCGTCCCCGGGCAGGTCAAGCACCATCAGTTCCTCCTCATTCCCACGGTGGAAGATGTTGGGCGGAAAGTCGAGATAACTTCCGTCGCTCTAGAGTTGGGCACGCCTGGGACGCGCAGTGCGATACTGCACTGGCAGGGTGGGGGTGGGGACGCAGCGACTAACAGCAGCGCCCCCAGGGTGATGAGCGGGCGGCGCAGGGAAGACCAGCCTGCCGAAATCGACTGGGACGGACTGAGTCTGTACGGCTCTATCTCTGTTGTGCCCAGACCACCACGTGTGCAG GTTCAGCTCAAACACAAGCCCCCTGCGCTCGCCAACGAGTTCTACGCCGTGGAGCTTACTGTGGAGAGTCAGGAAGATGACGAGATCACCGAGGTCTCGCTCCATGTCGGACTTAAGGACGGACAAGACACATCACTGGAGAGCACCACGCACATCTGCTTCGACGCCCCGACGCAGGAGGATGCGGAGACGTTCATCGACAAGCCGCAGCCCCAGGCCCCGGGGCTGAGCGTGGGGAGTCTGAAGACTGGGGAGAAGGTGACCAGGACGATGTACATGCGCTGTCTGCAGGTGGGACAGAGGATGCTGAGCGTCAGGGTTGTGtacaacatacag GTGAGTATAGGGAAGCAGGCGTCTCCTATCTGCTGTACATGTGTGAAGGAGGAAATTGTTCCCATTGAGACCGTCATGCCTGTAGACGCCTCCATCCGCCTCAAGTCCCTCCTGATGGACGCGCTGGAACAGATCCATTACGACGAGCCGTTTCTGCTGCTCACCGAcatcag CTGTGTCTCGCCGTGGTCGATCAGGATCAGCTCCACGGAGCTGCAGCTGACAGAGGCACTGCGACCTGCCACGGGTCAGCTGGAGTCCCACATCCACAAACTACAGCTCAACAAGAACGACCGGGCCAGCGACTGTTACTGTCTAACAGCACCGCTCAATAAGATACATCAG GGCAGTGTTTTAATGGGAGAGTACTCTATCCGATGGCGGCGAGCAGATGCCGATGACTCCATCCCGTACGTCATGACCGTGCTGTCCCTCCCTGAGGTGCCCATCATGAACCTCCCCGTGATGGTGGAGATGGAACTTCCCGCGCACGGCCGCGTACGGGAGCCCCTGGGGATCACGTACACACTGCACAACCGTACGTCCACGGTACAGGAGATGGAGGTGATGATGGAGCCCAGCGAAGCCTTCATGTTTTCCGGACACAAACAG gtccatttccGGCTGCTGCCCTATGGTAAACACATTCTGACCTACAACCTGTACCCCCTCCTGTCTGGCCACATGGTACTGCCCCGTCTCCATGTCAACATGCTGCGTTATCCCGGCACTACCGACCAGATCATCAGCAAGATGATGCCGACTCATGTCTTCATCATG CCTACAGGAAAGGAAGCCATGGAAGAAGTCTTTGCAGGCAGCTAG
- the LOC118425922 gene encoding trafficking protein particle complex subunit 11-like isoform X2, with protein sequence MEKAGDTAESESVVQPEVPPQTMATSWELPTELCCRPLALVALTGMDVTYNAVHRAIWDAFSANRRADRVPLAFRVLPGDHEYPKCKTKRQSYEWYIPKGILKTGWMNKQLNMVPAVVVVFFDLDWDEPLWREKQMECATRVEVVRASLQGRSTRVAVVLIQKNAPLPPGEDMVAAERAAALCSACELSAKSLFVLPHTDHLLGYIIRLENAFYELAQNYYHMEARRVKSHKEFLNKTTHQLLFVRHQFKIAFYNEMKQDTHTALKHYKQAYQHLNEVRTHDTNMLEIKTVSGFINYKICRLSFQHNAPLDAIAQFRKHVDLFKNKVGCAELAFEHSSWISKQFQVFGDLFDEAIKLGLTAIQTQHPGFYYQQAANHAITRKELCRKLCDPTAKYPSTDPLELAAKLDFYGQRPWRQGHQSIDPPDAQKEREGILSLQLLELTVDHSWIIIPLLSSAVAQFKKYKSARMKRYLMVQMGEEYYHAKDYGKALTLLTRVLWDYRSERWWALLTAILTCALKCAYLVANVQEYISISLELIGQYTLTSAEEKTRIQMNLIRVMSGDPPEPEPECVPEAVEEAKQLWTSDAIQTVTQPFTIELQNLVPFVECKAGFSLASNPPDKHMVLDVYLSVRCPFPIRFSKLSVLLSNPAYNKHCTLADSRGIANSDAGDAETGDLYLVPGQVKHHQFLLIPTVEDVGRKVEITSVALELGTPGTRSAILHWQGGGGDAATNSSAPRVMSGRRREDQPAEIDWDGLSLYGSISVVPRPPRVQVQLKHKPPALANEFYAVELTVESQEDDEITEVSLHVGLKDGQDTSLESTTHICFDAPTQEDAETFIDKPQPQAPGLSVGSLKTGEKVTRTMYMRCLQVGQRMLSVRVVYNIQVSIGKQASPICCTCVKEEIVPIETVMPVDASIRLKSLLMDALEQIHYDEPFLLLTDISCVSPWSIRISSTELQLTEALRPATGQLESHIHKLQLNKNDRASDCYCLTAPLNKIHQGSVLMGEYSIRWRRADADDSIPYVMTVLSLPEVPIMNLPVMVEMELPAHGRVREPLGITYTLHNRTSTVQEMEVMMEPSEAFMFSGHKQVHFRLLPYGKHILTYNLYPLLSGHMVLPRLHVNMLRYPGTTDQIISKMMPTHVFIMPTGKEAMEEVFAGS encoded by the exons ATGGAGAAAGCAGGGGATACGGcggaaagtgaaagtgttgtGCAACCAGAAGTACCACCACAG ACCATGGCCACATCATGGGAGCTGCCCACGGAGCTGTGCTGCCGACCGCTGGCGCTCGTCGCTTTGACTGGGATGGACGTCACGTACAACGCCGTGCACCGAGCCATCTGGGACGCCTTCAGCGCCAACCGACGAGCGGACCGCGTCCCGCTGGCATTCCGTGTGCTACCGGGCGACCACGAGTATCCTAAGTGCAAGACTAAG CGGCAGTCCTATGAGTGGTACATTCCCAAGGGGATCCTGAAGACAGGCTGGATGAACAAACAGCTGAACATGGTGCCAGCTGTGGTGGTGGTCTTCTTCGACCTGGACTGGGACGAACCACTCTGGAGGGAGAAGCAGATGGAATGTGCCACTAGGGTGGAG GTGGTACGAGCCAGCCTACAGGGGCGCAGCACCAGAGTAGCAGTCGTCCTCATCCAGAagaacgcccccctcccccctgggGAGGACATGGTGGCTGCGGAACGTGCTGCGGCTCTCTGCAGCGCCTGTGAGCTGTCCGCCAAATCCCTCTTTGTCCTCCCACACACCGACCATCTTCTAGG GTACATCATACGTCTGGAAAATGCTTTCTACGAGCTGGCGCAGAACTACTACCACATGGAGGCCCGGCGGGTCAAGTCCCACAAGGAGTTCCTGAACAAAACCACTCACCAGCTGCTGTTCGTGCGCCACCAGTTCAAGATCGCTTTCTACAACGAGATGAAACAGGACACGCATACAGCACTCAAACACTACAAACAG GCCTACCAGCACCTGAACGAGGTCCGTACCCACGACACCAACATGCTGGAGATAAAGACTGTCTCCGGGTTCATCAACTACAAGATCTGTCGGCTGTCCTTCCAGCACAACGCCCCGCTGGACGCCATCGCACAGTTCCGCAAACACGTGGACCTGTTCAAGAACAAGGTCGGATGTGCGGAGCTCGCCTTCGAGCACTCCAGCTGGATCTCTAAACAGTTTCAG GTTTTTGGAGACTTGTTTGATGAAGCGATAAAGCTAGGCCTGACAGCTATCCAGACGCAGCACCCCGGCTTCTACTACCAACAGGCAGCCAACCATGCCATCACGCGCAAAGAGCTCTGCCGTAAGCTCTGCGACCCCACGGCCAAGTACCCCAGCACCGACCCCCTGGAGCTGGCCGCAAAGTTGGACTTCTATGGCCAGCGACCTTGGAGGCAAGGTCACCAGAGTATAGACCCTCCTGATGCCCagaaggagagagaggggaTACTTTCACTCCAG TTGTTAGAGTTGACTGTGGACCACTCTTGGATCATCATCCCCCTGCTCAGCAGTGCTGTGGCCCAGTTCAAGAAGTACAAGTCAGCCCGGATGAAGCGGTACCTGATGGTGCAGATGGGAGAGGAGTACTATCATGCTAAGGACTACGGAAAGGCACTCACCCTGCTCACCAGG GTACTGTGGGACTATCGTAGTGAGCGCTGGTGGGCCCTGCTCACTGCTATCCTCACCTGTGCGCTGAAGTGTGCGTACCTGGTGGCCAATGTACAGGAGTACATCTCCATATCGCTGGAGCTGATTGGTCAGTACACGCTCACGTCTGCAGAGGAGAAGACCCGTATCCAGATGAACCTGATCCGTGTGATGTCTGGGGACCCGCCCGAACCAGAACCGGAGTGTGTCCCAG AAGCAGTTGAGGAAGCCAAACAGTTGTGGACCAGTGATGCGATCCAGACTGTCACCCAGCCCTTCACCATAGAGCTACAGAACCTGGTGCCCTTTGTGGAGTGTAAGGCTGGCTTCTCCCTGGCCTCCAACCCACCTGACAAGCACATGGTCCTGGACGTGTACCTGTCTGTCAGGTGTCCCTTCCCTATCAG GTTTTCTAAGCTGTCCGTGTTGCTTAGCAACCCAGCCTACAACAAACACTGCACCCTAGCGGACAGCCGGGGTATTGCAAACAGCGATGCGGGAGACGCCGAGACGGGCGACCTCTATCTCGTCCCCGGGCAGGTCAAGCACCATCAGTTCCTCCTCATTCCCACGGTGGAAGATGTTGGGCGGAAAGTCGAGATAACTTCCGTCGCTCTAGAGTTGGGCACGCCTGGGACGCGCAGTGCGATACTGCACTGGCAGGGTGGGGGTGGGGACGCAGCGACTAACAGCAGCGCCCCCAGGGTGATGAGCGGGCGGCGCAGGGAAGACCAGCCTGCCGAAATCGACTGGGACGGACTGAGTCTGTACGGCTCTATCTCTGTTGTGCCCAGACCACCACGTGTGCAG GTTCAGCTCAAACACAAGCCCCCTGCGCTCGCCAACGAGTTCTACGCCGTGGAGCTTACTGTGGAGAGTCAGGAAGATGACGAGATCACCGAGGTCTCGCTCCATGTCGGACTTAAGGACGGACAAGACACATCACTGGAGAGCACCACGCACATCTGCTTCGACGCCCCGACGCAGGAGGATGCGGAGACGTTCATCGACAAGCCGCAGCCCCAGGCCCCGGGGCTGAGCGTGGGGAGTCTGAAGACTGGGGAGAAGGTGACCAGGACGATGTACATGCGCTGTCTGCAGGTGGGACAGAGGATGCTGAGCGTCAGGGTTGTGtacaacatacag GTGAGTATAGGGAAGCAGGCGTCTCCTATCTGCTGTACATGTGTGAAGGAGGAAATTGTTCCCATTGAGACCGTCATGCCTGTAGACGCCTCCATCCGCCTCAAGTCCCTCCTGATGGACGCGCTGGAACAGATCCATTACGACGAGCCGTTTCTGCTGCTCACCGAcatcag CTGTGTCTCGCCGTGGTCGATCAGGATCAGCTCCACGGAGCTGCAGCTGACAGAGGCACTGCGACCTGCCACGGGTCAGCTGGAGTCCCACATCCACAAACTACAGCTCAACAAGAACGACCGGGCCAGCGACTGTTACTGTCTAACAGCACCGCTCAATAAGATACATCAG GGCAGTGTTTTAATGGGAGAGTACTCTATCCGATGGCGGCGAGCAGATGCCGATGACTCCATCCCGTACGTCATGACCGTGCTGTCCCTCCCTGAGGTGCCCATCATGAACCTCCCCGTGATGGTGGAGATGGAACTTCCCGCGCACGGCCGCGTACGGGAGCCCCTGGGGATCACGTACACACTGCACAACCGTACGTCCACGGTACAGGAGATGGAGGTGATGATGGAGCCCAGCGAAGCCTTCATGTTTTCCGGACACAAACAG gtccatttccGGCTGCTGCCCTATGGTAAACACATTCTGACCTACAACCTGTACCCCCTCCTGTCTGGCCACATGGTACTGCCCCGTCTCCATGTCAACATGCTGCGTTATCCCGGCACTACCGACCAGATCATCAGCAAGATGATGCCGACTCATGTCTTCATCATG CCTACAGGAAAGGAAGCCATGGAAGAAGTCTTTGCAGGCAGCTAG
- the LOC118425922 gene encoding trafficking protein particle complex subunit 11-like isoform X1: MEKAGDTAESESVVQPEVPPQVETMATSWELPTELCCRPLALVALTGMDVTYNAVHRAIWDAFSANRRADRVPLAFRVLPGDHEYPKCKTKRQSYEWYIPKGILKTGWMNKQLNMVPAVVVVFFDLDWDEPLWREKQMECATRVEVVRASLQGRSTRVAVVLIQKNAPLPPGEDMVAAERAAALCSACELSAKSLFVLPHTDHLLGYIIRLENAFYELAQNYYHMEARRVKSHKEFLNKTTHQLLFVRHQFKIAFYNEMKQDTHTALKHYKQAYQHLNEVRTHDTNMLEIKTVSGFINYKICRLSFQHNAPLDAIAQFRKHVDLFKNKVGCAELAFEHSSWISKQFQVFGDLFDEAIKLGLTAIQTQHPGFYYQQAANHAITRKELCRKLCDPTAKYPSTDPLELAAKLDFYGQRPWRQGHQSIDPPDAQKEREGILSLQLLELTVDHSWIIIPLLSSAVAQFKKYKSARMKRYLMVQMGEEYYHAKDYGKALTLLTRVLWDYRSERWWALLTAILTCALKCAYLVANVQEYISISLELIGQYTLTSAEEKTRIQMNLIRVMSGDPPEPEPECVPEAVEEAKQLWTSDAIQTVTQPFTIELQNLVPFVECKAGFSLASNPPDKHMVLDVYLSVRCPFPIRFSKLSVLLSNPAYNKHCTLADSRGIANSDAGDAETGDLYLVPGQVKHHQFLLIPTVEDVGRKVEITSVALELGTPGTRSAILHWQGGGGDAATNSSAPRVMSGRRREDQPAEIDWDGLSLYGSISVVPRPPRVQVQLKHKPPALANEFYAVELTVESQEDDEITEVSLHVGLKDGQDTSLESTTHICFDAPTQEDAETFIDKPQPQAPGLSVGSLKTGEKVTRTMYMRCLQVGQRMLSVRVVYNIQVSIGKQASPICCTCVKEEIVPIETVMPVDASIRLKSLLMDALEQIHYDEPFLLLTDISCVSPWSIRISSTELQLTEALRPATGQLESHIHKLQLNKNDRASDCYCLTAPLNKIHQGSVLMGEYSIRWRRADADDSIPYVMTVLSLPEVPIMNLPVMVEMELPAHGRVREPLGITYTLHNRTSTVQEMEVMMEPSEAFMFSGHKQVHFRLLPYGKHILTYNLYPLLSGHMVLPRLHVNMLRYPGTTDQIISKMMPTHVFIMPTGKEAMEEVFAGS; this comes from the exons ATGGAGAAAGCAGGGGATACGGcggaaagtgaaagtgttgtGCAACCAGAAGTACCACCACAGGTAGAA ACCATGGCCACATCATGGGAGCTGCCCACGGAGCTGTGCTGCCGACCGCTGGCGCTCGTCGCTTTGACTGGGATGGACGTCACGTACAACGCCGTGCACCGAGCCATCTGGGACGCCTTCAGCGCCAACCGACGAGCGGACCGCGTCCCGCTGGCATTCCGTGTGCTACCGGGCGACCACGAGTATCCTAAGTGCAAGACTAAG CGGCAGTCCTATGAGTGGTACATTCCCAAGGGGATCCTGAAGACAGGCTGGATGAACAAACAGCTGAACATGGTGCCAGCTGTGGTGGTGGTCTTCTTCGACCTGGACTGGGACGAACCACTCTGGAGGGAGAAGCAGATGGAATGTGCCACTAGGGTGGAG GTGGTACGAGCCAGCCTACAGGGGCGCAGCACCAGAGTAGCAGTCGTCCTCATCCAGAagaacgcccccctcccccctgggGAGGACATGGTGGCTGCGGAACGTGCTGCGGCTCTCTGCAGCGCCTGTGAGCTGTCCGCCAAATCCCTCTTTGTCCTCCCACACACCGACCATCTTCTAGG GTACATCATACGTCTGGAAAATGCTTTCTACGAGCTGGCGCAGAACTACTACCACATGGAGGCCCGGCGGGTCAAGTCCCACAAGGAGTTCCTGAACAAAACCACTCACCAGCTGCTGTTCGTGCGCCACCAGTTCAAGATCGCTTTCTACAACGAGATGAAACAGGACACGCATACAGCACTCAAACACTACAAACAG GCCTACCAGCACCTGAACGAGGTCCGTACCCACGACACCAACATGCTGGAGATAAAGACTGTCTCCGGGTTCATCAACTACAAGATCTGTCGGCTGTCCTTCCAGCACAACGCCCCGCTGGACGCCATCGCACAGTTCCGCAAACACGTGGACCTGTTCAAGAACAAGGTCGGATGTGCGGAGCTCGCCTTCGAGCACTCCAGCTGGATCTCTAAACAGTTTCAG GTTTTTGGAGACTTGTTTGATGAAGCGATAAAGCTAGGCCTGACAGCTATCCAGACGCAGCACCCCGGCTTCTACTACCAACAGGCAGCCAACCATGCCATCACGCGCAAAGAGCTCTGCCGTAAGCTCTGCGACCCCACGGCCAAGTACCCCAGCACCGACCCCCTGGAGCTGGCCGCAAAGTTGGACTTCTATGGCCAGCGACCTTGGAGGCAAGGTCACCAGAGTATAGACCCTCCTGATGCCCagaaggagagagaggggaTACTTTCACTCCAG TTGTTAGAGTTGACTGTGGACCACTCTTGGATCATCATCCCCCTGCTCAGCAGTGCTGTGGCCCAGTTCAAGAAGTACAAGTCAGCCCGGATGAAGCGGTACCTGATGGTGCAGATGGGAGAGGAGTACTATCATGCTAAGGACTACGGAAAGGCACTCACCCTGCTCACCAGG GTACTGTGGGACTATCGTAGTGAGCGCTGGTGGGCCCTGCTCACTGCTATCCTCACCTGTGCGCTGAAGTGTGCGTACCTGGTGGCCAATGTACAGGAGTACATCTCCATATCGCTGGAGCTGATTGGTCAGTACACGCTCACGTCTGCAGAGGAGAAGACCCGTATCCAGATGAACCTGATCCGTGTGATGTCTGGGGACCCGCCCGAACCAGAACCGGAGTGTGTCCCAG AAGCAGTTGAGGAAGCCAAACAGTTGTGGACCAGTGATGCGATCCAGACTGTCACCCAGCCCTTCACCATAGAGCTACAGAACCTGGTGCCCTTTGTGGAGTGTAAGGCTGGCTTCTCCCTGGCCTCCAACCCACCTGACAAGCACATGGTCCTGGACGTGTACCTGTCTGTCAGGTGTCCCTTCCCTATCAG GTTTTCTAAGCTGTCCGTGTTGCTTAGCAACCCAGCCTACAACAAACACTGCACCCTAGCGGACAGCCGGGGTATTGCAAACAGCGATGCGGGAGACGCCGAGACGGGCGACCTCTATCTCGTCCCCGGGCAGGTCAAGCACCATCAGTTCCTCCTCATTCCCACGGTGGAAGATGTTGGGCGGAAAGTCGAGATAACTTCCGTCGCTCTAGAGTTGGGCACGCCTGGGACGCGCAGTGCGATACTGCACTGGCAGGGTGGGGGTGGGGACGCAGCGACTAACAGCAGCGCCCCCAGGGTGATGAGCGGGCGGCGCAGGGAAGACCAGCCTGCCGAAATCGACTGGGACGGACTGAGTCTGTACGGCTCTATCTCTGTTGTGCCCAGACCACCACGTGTGCAG GTTCAGCTCAAACACAAGCCCCCTGCGCTCGCCAACGAGTTCTACGCCGTGGAGCTTACTGTGGAGAGTCAGGAAGATGACGAGATCACCGAGGTCTCGCTCCATGTCGGACTTAAGGACGGACAAGACACATCACTGGAGAGCACCACGCACATCTGCTTCGACGCCCCGACGCAGGAGGATGCGGAGACGTTCATCGACAAGCCGCAGCCCCAGGCCCCGGGGCTGAGCGTGGGGAGTCTGAAGACTGGGGAGAAGGTGACCAGGACGATGTACATGCGCTGTCTGCAGGTGGGACAGAGGATGCTGAGCGTCAGGGTTGTGtacaacatacag GTGAGTATAGGGAAGCAGGCGTCTCCTATCTGCTGTACATGTGTGAAGGAGGAAATTGTTCCCATTGAGACCGTCATGCCTGTAGACGCCTCCATCCGCCTCAAGTCCCTCCTGATGGACGCGCTGGAACAGATCCATTACGACGAGCCGTTTCTGCTGCTCACCGAcatcag CTGTGTCTCGCCGTGGTCGATCAGGATCAGCTCCACGGAGCTGCAGCTGACAGAGGCACTGCGACCTGCCACGGGTCAGCTGGAGTCCCACATCCACAAACTACAGCTCAACAAGAACGACCGGGCCAGCGACTGTTACTGTCTAACAGCACCGCTCAATAAGATACATCAG GGCAGTGTTTTAATGGGAGAGTACTCTATCCGATGGCGGCGAGCAGATGCCGATGACTCCATCCCGTACGTCATGACCGTGCTGTCCCTCCCTGAGGTGCCCATCATGAACCTCCCCGTGATGGTGGAGATGGAACTTCCCGCGCACGGCCGCGTACGGGAGCCCCTGGGGATCACGTACACACTGCACAACCGTACGTCCACGGTACAGGAGATGGAGGTGATGATGGAGCCCAGCGAAGCCTTCATGTTTTCCGGACACAAACAG gtccatttccGGCTGCTGCCCTATGGTAAACACATTCTGACCTACAACCTGTACCCCCTCCTGTCTGGCCACATGGTACTGCCCCGTCTCCATGTCAACATGCTGCGTTATCCCGGCACTACCGACCAGATCATCAGCAAGATGATGCCGACTCATGTCTTCATCATG CCTACAGGAAAGGAAGCCATGGAAGAAGTCTTTGCAGGCAGCTAG